The region GTCACGATAAGGAAAATTTCCGTCATTCATATTGTTCAATCCCCAGAGATCAAAACACCCCGGGGCAGCAACAAAACGCTCTTTCGCAGTCGAATAATGTGAAAATGCACACAGCGTATCGGATGCCTCATCTACCGCGGCCCCGACAGCATAAACACGGTCATATCCAGCAGGATAATCAAGACTGTTTGTCGGCATATTGTATGGGTTGTTTCCTGCTCCGGCAATTACCGTTATATTTTCGGGAAGAGCCTCAAAAATATCAGCCATTTCCTGGTTGTAGCTGAAGCCGGAGAAACTCATATTCAGCACAAATTGCCTGCCGGTGTCAGTTCGGGCAGTTTTATCTACATATGCAAGTGCCTCTTTCCAATCACTTGGATTTACAATTCCGTCTCCGCCATATGGAAACATCACTTTGATTGATGCAATATTTACACCTCTGCCTAAGGAGGCTATCCCGACTCCGTTGCCGGTACAGGCAGCAGCTATCCCAGCCACTGCCGTGCCGTGACCGATTTCATCGGTCAAAGGGGAGGTTTCATTATGGACGGAATCAAGAAACGTCTTAGACAATTCCTTATCTATCTGTCCGTCACACCAATCTTCATGTTCTGCATTGATGCCGGAATCCATAATGACAAGTGTGACAGGTCGACGTTCTTCCTGAGGAATATGTTCTTCAAGTCTGTGTGCGATATAGTCATATCCGACGTACTGATCCGCGCATTCGGCAGTAGTACCGTTTTCATCAAATGTGGCCTCCTGTACCAATGATTTCTGCTCCTGCAAATACGGATCATTGGTATCGTCAGGATATGAACCGCACGTAAGTTCCTGATCTTCAGAATATGTCAATAATCCATTCATTCGTTTAGAAAATGTGTCGTCACCAAATGGTATTACAATACCTACAGGATCGTACTGGACCGCCGTACTATACGATCTCTCTACACCTGGTTTTGCAAAATATGACAGTGCAATAAGTGCCGCTCCTGTCGTTGCAATACCGAGAAATGAGCTTTTCTTTTCCTTATTCATATCAACGTGTTATTATACTATCTGAATAAGTTACGAAAGATATGGCACTCATAGGGAACTAACATCTATGAGTAAATGGGGAGGAGATCAGCTTCGAGTAATTAGGAGTTATGACTGGCAGTACAATAGAGATCTTATGAAAAAGATACGATCTCTATCAGACTACAATCAGTCAGATGTAGCACAAATCAGAAACGATGTTCTGACATTTGCAGAGAAGTACGGGATACAAGCTGCAGTTGATGCATATGGGATATCACGAAGGACATTGTTTCGATGGAGGAAGAGACGGCGAGATTCAGAAGGGCAGTTGGATAGCCTGATACCAGAGACAACCAAGCCAAAGACACCCCGACGTATGGAGACTCACCCGAAGGTCATATCCTTTATCAAAGAGATTCGAGAACAATACTTTTGTTTGGGAAAGGAGAAGATCAAGCCCTTACTTGATGAGTATTGCCTACAGGAAGGAATTTCAACTATATCTGAGTCAACCATTGGAAAAGTGATCAAAAGACACAACCTGCAGCGCAAGACCTACCGGATCTATCACAATCCAGCAAGTGGCTTTGCAAAACGGAAAGTAAAGTACCGACAGAAGGTCAAGCGGTCTCCCAAGGTGGAAGATACCGGATACATTGAGATTGATACCATCACGAAGTTTGTACACGGAATCAAGCTGTATGTCTTCAATGCAGTGGACATCAAACTCAAATTCCAGTTCTCCTACGGATACTCAAAACTCAACAGCCGAAACGGTGCTGATTTTATGAGAAGACTGGAACTAGTATACCCAATACAAGATGGTATAAAAACCATACAAACAGATAACGGCCTCGAGTATCTGGGAAACTTCCATGACTATCTGGAAGAAAACAATATCCCACACCTCTTTATCTACCCCAGATGTCCCAAGATCAATGCCTTTATTGAGCGAGCAAACAGAACACTCCAGGAAGAATTTATGAACCCCTACATCTATACCAAGTGGACCGGTATCGGATCATTCAATCGTCACCTTATTGAATACCTCGTCTGGTACAATACAAAGCGAGTTCACAAAAGCCTGAACAATATTTCACCTATGGATTACCTATTATCTATTTTACCTAAAGAGTGCCATATGTATGGAACTCATACACACTATTTCATTTATGTAAAAAATTAGCTATATTTAACTTATGTCTAATACAGAATATTTAAAGCTAAAACTAGAGTTAGTAAATAAACTAGCTAAATACATCGCAGAGCAACCTGAACTCCTGAAGAAGTACTCAGGGTATTCTTATGTAATTTATACGACTAGTAAAGAGTTTAATAAGAAAAATAGTAATCTTATCAAGAGCCTAAAAGAAGAAAACAAAAAAATTGTGAAGGCGACATTTATAGATCAATCAAATGACTGGTCGTTCGCCCCTTTAAGTTAACATCTTATCCTACTACGTTTAGAAGCTACGTTACTATCTCAAGCACCTCAAAGACACTATAATCGTCTTGATTCTTATTCTATTAATCCCACATAGTGAATCTGCGAGAAGAGTTCAAAATATATGTTCAAAGGTAGATGATATTAGCCGGCATTATTTAACAGTATTTTTAGAGATTTTCTAACTACTCGATATCCCAAAAAATCTTTCAAAAAATTTTGTCAATTTATCAATTACTGTTTCTCTCTTTTTTGTTCTTTCACCTGTTGGTGTAAATCGAGATACAGGGGGAAGAACTCTTGTAAGCTCAGTACCAGATGTAGAAATATTCCCATTCCTAAAGGCATTTTTTATGAATTTGTAGGTAGCATCTCGGTCGAGGTTTTCTTTTTCAATTATTTGTTCTAGTTCCTCAACTTTTTTGCCTTCAACAAAATTTCTCCAGTCATCTTCAACTACAGAGTGAACATCCAAAGTTGAAATAAATTGATTAATAAGGTCTTTTTTGTTTCTGAGTTCAACACTTGAGTCGATGGCTTTATTTATATCAATCAGTACTTCTTTGTTTTTTGTATGACTCTCATGATATTTCTTGATCAGCTGAAGAATATAATCAATATTAATATCCACTTGCTTGATAAGCTCCATTTCGAAAACTACATCATCATTTACATTTTCTTTCTCAACAGTAGCGGTATTTCTAAACTCATTGTAAAGATCGATGTAGGCACTGTGATAATCTTGTACATCTCGATCAGTAAGTATCTCGTTTCCCGCAAATTCATCAAATGTTGTTAAAATATTTCTAAGTCTCAGAATTGAGCCATAGAGCTTGATGAAATCTTTTTGATCCTGCTCACCTAGAATTCGTTCACCAACAGGGAATCTAGATTGCAGCTCTGCTATAAGATCAACATAGCCTCGAACTTCTTTACCTTTATCCGAATAACCATTGTAATAATCTGAATATGCCTTTAAGAGGACAATGCCGCTTGCCTCCTTGTCTCCAAATAGCGAGAGAGATTCATTAGTTGCTTTTTCCAGATTTCGAAAGCAAACAATGTTTCCAAATGTTTTGACACTGTTAAGAATTCTATTTGTTCTAGAAAATGCTTGGAGCAGGCCATGCAAACGTAAATTTTTATCTACCCAGAGTGTATTCAGCGTTGTTGCATCAAATCCAGTAAGGAACATGTTCACGACAATCAAAATATCTACCTCACGGCTTTTTACTCGTTCACTCACGTCTTTGTAGTAATTCTGAAACTTGTCTGAAGAAGTGTCAAAAGATGTTCCAAAATGTTTGTTATAGTCCTTGATCGCAGCTTCAAGAAAATCTCGAGAACTTTGATCGAGTCCACTTGTGTCTTCTGAATTCTCATCTACCATGCCATCAGCATCCTCGTCATTGACCCCAAAGCTATAGATGAGTGCTATTTTAAGTTGTTTATCTGAGGGAAGATCTGCGAGTTGTTTTTTAAACTCTGCATAGTATGTCTTTGCAAACTCAATGGATGAAACGGCAAAAATTGAGTTAAAGCCTGCAAGGCGTCTATCTTTTATTTTATAAAAACTATTTCTTTTAGTTTTCTGGTCAAAATGCTCTCTGATGTAGGTGACAATATTTGATATGCGCGTCGGATCAGAAAGTATTGCCTCACGATCGATATCACTGACTTTTTTGTCCTCAATATCTTCTGCTTCTCGAACTGTTGAAATATAGTCCACCTTAAAAGGCAGAACATTCTTATCAGCGATTGCATCAACAATAGTATAGATGTGTAACTTTTCTCCAAAGGCTTGCTCAGTTGTTTTTAAATCAGGTCTGCCACTCGATGAAGCATTGATAGCAAAGATTGGAGTGCCCGTAAATCCGAATATATGATACTTAGTAAATGCTTTTGTGATTGCAGAATGCATGTTACCAAACTGTGATCTGTGGCATTCATCAAATATTAAAACTACATGTCCATCATAAATTGCATGACCGTTGTTTCTTCTAATGAATCGATCAAGCTTCTGAATTGTAGTTACAATTATTCGAGCATTTGGATTCTCGAGCTGTTTCTTTAAAATTGCCGTACTTGTATTGCTATTCGCAGCACCCTTCTCAAACTTGTCGTATTCGCGCATTGTTTGGTAATCGAGATCTTTTCTATCAACAATAAATAAGACCTTGTCGATGTACGGTAACTTACTTGCAAGTTGTGCAGTTTTGAAACTGGTGAGCGTTTTACCAGAGCCAGTAGTATGCCAAACATACCCACCAGCTTCAGTTGTTCCCATCTTTTTGTAATTAGTACTAACTTCAATTCTGTTAAGTATTCTCTCCGTTGCGACGATTTGGTATGGTCGCATCACAAGTAGGAGCTTGTCTGTGGTAAATACACAATAACGAGTGAGGATATTGAGTAGTGAATGTTTTGCAAAAAATGTTTTGGCAAAATCCATGAGATCTGTAATGGGCTTATTGTTGGCGTCAGCCCACCAGCTGGTAAATTCGTAGCTGTTGCTCGTTCTTTTCCCTTTATTTACAGTCCCTTGTCTAGAATCCTTTATATGTTGAGATCGAGTCGTGTTGCTGTAGTACTTCGTATGAGTGCCGTTTGATATCACAAACAATTGGACATACTCAAAAAGTCCTGATGCTGACCAAAAACTCTCTCTTTGATATCGATTAATTTGATTGAAAGCCTCTTGAATAGCAACACCTCTTCGCTTGAGCTCGATATGCACTAGAGGCAGTCCATTTACCAAAATTGTCACATCATATCTATTTGCCCGTTCACCTTCATCGGTAGAGTATTGATTTACCACTTGTAAAACATTGTCGTGGATAGTGTCTTTCTTGAGGAGATAAATATTCTTTACTGTGCCGTCATCACGAGAAAGGTTTTTAATATAATCCTCTTGAATCGTCAAAGTTTTTTCTGCAATGCTTTGATTGGGATTGGCGAGTTCGCTAGTAAAGAATCTTTCCCATTCCGAATCTGTGAAAGTAAATGCATTCAGTTTTTCCAGTTGAGCACGTAGGTTTTGTACTAAATCTCTTTCTGTTTTTATTCGAATATATTCATATGCCTGTGATTCAAGTTGTTTAATAAATTCTTTCTCAAGTTCTGCCTCTGTTTGGTATGCAGCATCTCGTACAACACTGGCATCACGTACATATTCGGATACCACAGTACTTTGAGGTCCTTCTGCTACTAGGTTGTACTTATAATCAGTTTTCATATTCTTTAAAAGTTAGTAGTTTATTTCTATAGTATTCATATTGTTTTCGTCTAGCAGCAAGCTCTGCTGGCAAACCTACAGAAATATCATTCACCAAAGCATCAAATTTGTCTAGGATTGATACGATTCGTTCTTGTTCTTTGTCAGATGGTATCGGAATAATTGCCTTAGCTAATCCTCTATCGTTAATCGCAGATATTTTCCCAGATGAGACATACCGCTTAATTTGTGATCGAAAATTATTAGTTCTAAAAAAGTAAGAAACATATTTCGGATTTAGTTTGTGAGAAAAGGCAAAACAGGCATCATGAATAACTACATCTGAATTACCTAACCATGCTACTGCATTACCAATATCCTCAATAGTTTCACCTGCTGCAACAAGAACAACATCGCCGTAATGTGCAGTTCTCAATCTCGATGCCAAATCGGGACTAATAAATGACTTGGTTTTTTCTGTCCAAACATTATAGTATGTATACATTTCTCCATAATGGATGCATGGAAAACCCTCCTCGAGAATATCATTTTTAACAAATCTTTTTCCTCGAGTAAAGTGACCGATTTCACCTAATGGTTGATGGTCAGCATTTTCAAGTTTGAACAAACCATTAATGTAATACTCATACTGCTTCTTTCTTGCTTCTAGTTCTGCTTCTAGTTCTGCTTCTAGTTCTGTAAAGGTATCAATGATTTTTACAATTTCTTCTTGGATAGGGAGAGGCGGGAGGGGGATTTTAAACTTCTTTAAATTTTTCATTGAAATACTCGCAACTGTTGAGCCATCTGCCTGCGCAACAATCTTATCGATCAAATTATGAAAAATATAAATCAGGTATCTACTGTTCAAAATCTTATGATTCGGAGTAATCGCATATACTCCCTCCTTAATATTCCAATCAAGTGGAGCATCTTTTACTAGCGCTGTGCGGCCGATAGTTCCGGTGCCCGAAAACAAGACATCACCGACTTTCAACCTTGAACGCTTCTGAATAATTGATAATCCGTCATCATCAACTTTGTCAGTTTTTTCTGAATATTTAATATCAAACCCTGCTAACTCACGCACAGTTATATACCAGTTGCTCCCATCTGGTGGGTTGAGTTTAAAATTTTGTCTAGGATTAAGTCCAGTTCTTAGATCAGTAATTACTCCTCCCAACTCCAAAAACTCCACACCCTTAGGACAAAGTTCAGTAATGAGTTTTTTGAATTTGTTATTTGTCATTTTTTTAAAGTATGAATAACCTTTTCATTGTTAATCATTTGGCGATAAATAATTTCCAACTATTTAATATCAGAATTCACATATTCTCTTAAGATAGAAATTGATTCTCTTAACTTTTCATCAAAATTTAAT is a window of Candidatus Roizmanbacteria bacterium DNA encoding:
- a CDS encoding transposase; its protein translation is MSKWGGDQLRVIRSYDWQYNRDLMKKIRSLSDYNQSDVAQIRNDVLTFAEKYGIQAAVDAYGISRRTLFRWRKRRRDSEGQLDSLIPETTKPKTPRRMETHPKVISFIKEIREQYFCLGKEKIKPLLDEYCLQEGISTISESTIGKVIKRHNLQRKTYRIYHNPASGFAKRKVKYRQKVKRSPKVEDTGYIEIDTITKFVHGIKLYVFNAVDIKLKFQFSYGYSKLNSRNGADFMRRLELVYPIQDGIKTIQTDNGLEYLGNFHDYLEENNIPHLFIYPRCPKINAFIERANRTLQEEFMNPYIYTKWTGIGSFNRHLIEYLVWYNTKRVHKSLNNISPMDYLLSILPKECHMYGTHTHYFIYVKN
- a CDS encoding S8/S53 family peptidase — encoded protein: MNKEKKSSFLGIATTGAALIALSYFAKPGVERSYSTAVQYDPVGIVIPFGDDTFSKRMNGLLTYSEDQELTCGSYPDDTNDPYLQEQKSLVQEATFDENGTTAECADQYVGYDYIAHRLEEHIPQEERRPVTLVIMDSGINAEHEDWCDGQIDKELSKTFLDSVHNETSPLTDEIGHGTAVAGIAAACTGNGVGIASLGRGVNIASIKVMFPYGGDGIVNPSDWKEALAYVDKTARTDTGRQFVLNMSFSGFSYNQEMADIFEALPENITVIAGAGNNPYNMPTNSLDYPAGYDRVYAVGAAVDEASDTLCAFSHYSTAKERFVAAPGCFDLWGLNNMNDGNFPYRDGLSGTSFSTPNAAGMYSYFLHIFPVLSPADIMQTIYDTSLPVGQASQGTIDKPVPAIAPLQAIRALTVKAGYADILVPSEENRSFLPYLSR
- a CDS encoding restriction endonuclease subunit S — encoded protein: MTNNKFKKLITELCPKGVEFLELGGVITDLRTGLNPRQNFKLNPPDGSNWYITVRELAGFDIKYSEKTDKVDDDGLSIIQKRSRLKVGDVLFSGTGTIGRTALVKDAPLDWNIKEGVYAITPNHKILNSRYLIYIFHNLIDKIVAQADGSTVASISMKNLKKFKIPLPPLPIQEEIVKIIDTFTELEAELEAELEARKKQYEYYINGLFKLENADHQPLGEIGHFTRGKRFVKNDILEEGFPCIHYGEMYTYYNVWTEKTKSFISPDLASRLRTAHYGDVVLVAAGETIEDIGNAVAWLGNSDVVIHDACFAFSHKLNPKYVSYFFRTNNFRSQIKRYVSSGKISAINDRGLAKAIIPIPSDKEQERIVSILDKFDALVNDISVGLPAELAARRKQYEYYRNKLLTFKEYEN
- a CDS encoding type I restriction endonuclease subunit R — encoded protein: MKTDYKYNLVAEGPQSTVVSEYVRDASVVRDAAYQTEAELEKEFIKQLESQAYEYIRIKTERDLVQNLRAQLEKLNAFTFTDSEWERFFTSELANPNQSIAEKTLTIQEDYIKNLSRDDGTVKNIYLLKKDTIHDNVLQVVNQYSTDEGERANRYDVTILVNGLPLVHIELKRRGVAIQEAFNQINRYQRESFWSASGLFEYVQLFVISNGTHTKYYSNTTRSQHIKDSRQGTVNKGKRTSNSYEFTSWWADANNKPITDLMDFAKTFFAKHSLLNILTRYCVFTTDKLLLVMRPYQIVATERILNRIEVSTNYKKMGTTEAGGYVWHTTGSGKTLTSFKTAQLASKLPYIDKVLFIVDRKDLDYQTMREYDKFEKGAANSNTSTAILKKQLENPNARIIVTTIQKLDRFIRRNNGHAIYDGHVVLIFDECHRSQFGNMHSAITKAFTKYHIFGFTGTPIFAINASSSGRPDLKTTEQAFGEKLHIYTIVDAIADKNVLPFKVDYISTVREAEDIEDKKVSDIDREAILSDPTRISNIVTYIREHFDQKTKRNSFYKIKDRRLAGFNSIFAVSSIEFAKTYYAEFKKQLADLPSDKQLKIALIYSFGVNDEDADGMVDENSEDTSGLDQSSRDFLEAAIKDYNKHFGTSFDTSSDKFQNYYKDVSERVKSREVDILIVVNMFLTGFDATTLNTLWVDKNLRLHGLLQAFSRTNRILNSVKTFGNIVCFRNLEKATNESLSLFGDKEASGIVLLKAYSDYYNGYSDKGKEVRGYVDLIAELQSRFPVGERILGEQDQKDFIKLYGSILRLRNILTTFDEFAGNEILTDRDVQDYHSAYIDLYNEFRNTATVEKENVNDDVVFEMELIKQVDINIDYILQLIKKYHESHTKNKEVLIDINKAIDSSVELRNKKDLINQFISTLDVHSVVEDDWRNFVEGKKVEELEQIIEKENLDRDATYKFIKNAFRNGNISTSGTELTRVLPPVSRFTPTGERTKKRETVIDKLTKFFERFFGISSS